The following DNA comes from Populus trichocarpa isolate Nisqually-1 chromosome 19, P.trichocarpa_v4.1, whole genome shotgun sequence.
ttatttgtcaaagaaacttgcagtatgaatgtataattttgtagttgttataggttgttttagattttgtcaaattttatttgtttgtaaattgttgaaattttgtttgaattacaccgaattaaatgtgtcgttgtgatgaaataaataattaatagcttatttaagtgtcttgtttaattgttatcaattatatttcgaagttgtgagtaattctgtaaatttatatatgtataaatttgtatgtatgaacgttgatagttgataattgataatgaatatttaacataagtgttgttttagcttgttggataatgtcggggaaaaccaatatttgtgttatgttttatagaggttcaatagaagtcatggatgatcgttcatggatgtatcggaactcaccccaagaattgcggaggatggattattgtaacggtgtccagggttttattaatttcgcaacatctattccgaggaattttactgatggcggtattaggtgtccatgcaggaagtgtaaaaatttaaagtttctgcatcaagatgttgtaacgatgcatcttctaaccaaagggttcatggaagattacctgtgttggtatgctcacggagaactatttgttcctgatgagagcatggaagaacaggtggttgggtcaacttctagtgctagtaacaggcatgaagttggaaatgagaacagtaatccttacaggaatatggttatggatgcaatgagaatgagtgaagataatgtcaggggatgtccaatcgtataagaagaacctaatgcagatgcagtaaggttttttgatctgttgagagattctgacgaaccattatgggatggctgcacgaaccacagtaaattatcagccgtagcacaggtgttcaccatcaagtcagatcacgggttgagtgaggccggttatgacaagattattgaatgggcgagaagcattttacctgaagggaacaggctgaaagagaacttctatgctgccaagtccatgatgaaacccctcggtttaggataccagaaaattgatatatgccctaacttctgcatgttatactaccttgaaaatgccgagatgaccgagtgcatgacgtgcgggcattcccgttacaaacccagaactggtagagggaagactcgtggcatataaaaaacttagatacttcccaatcacacctagactgcagaggttattcatgtcaccaaggactgctgaacacatgacatggcaccaatcacaccatgcggttgatggagtgatggttcatccttctgacggtgaagcctggaaacactttaacagtatgcatcctcccttttcagctgaatcaaggaacgtgcgtcttgggttgtgtacagacggattcaatccattcgggtcatttgctgctccttattcttgttggccggtcatactgacggtttataacttgccaccggggatgtgtatgaggccgaagttcatgtttttatctatggtcataccaggtccgagcagtccggggcggaatatagatgtttgtcttcgtccgttgattgatgagttgacgcagttgtggtcctctggagctttgacttatgacatctcgaggaaacaaaattttgttatgagagcggctttgatgtggactatcaatgatttcccagcttatggaatggtttctggttggagcacgcatggaaagctagcatgtccatattgtatggagaacaacaaggcattcacgctaacaaacgggggtaaagcttctttttttgactgtcaccgtcgtttcttgccacataaccacaggtacagaaagaacagaaaggatttctttgttggcagggttgaaaatgatgttgcacccccgcgtctttccggtgaagaattgtttgatgttgtgtcagagtacggtgaaattgtgtttggtctccaatcaggtaagcagaagtttcctggttttggtttgacccataattgggtgaagcgaagtatattttgggagcttcctaattggaagaccaatcttctccgccataaccttgacgtcatgcacattgaaaagaacgtgtttgagaacattttcaacaccgtcatggatgtgaaggggaagacaaaggacaacatcaaggctagattggatgtagcgctgttctgtaaccgtaaaaatatggagttggtttgtgatgggtcacgggtcgcaaaaccaagagcaagcttcgtgctagagaaaaacgcacaactactagtctacaaatggcttaagagtctgcgtttccccgatggacatgcctcgaacatatcaaggctggttaatacggaggaatgcagattatattgaatgaagagtcatgactgccatgtgtttatgcaaacactcatcccattagcttttcgtgatttgttgccaaaggggatatgggatgcactaacggagattagtcatttcttcagagatatatgctccagcaagttgaatgttgatcacattgagaggcttgaaaagaatatcgtcgagacaatatgcaaacttgagatgatattccctccatcattttttgactcaatggagcatctacccgtacatttaccgtttgaggtaaaagttggaggaccggtctagtacagatggatgtatccattcgagaggttagatattacagttgctatgacatttataattaaatgtttttattttaatgtttttaattgataattttatatatatatatatatgcaggtacttgttcaatcttaaaaaaaaggttaagaacaaggcgcatgttgaggcgtcaatatgtgaggcgtatattgttgaggagatctcaatatttatctcatactatttcgaacctcatttgagaacgaggataaaccgtgttccacggcatgatgatggtggtgaagtgcattcaagtgggaacttgtcaatattctccaatcctggacgacccacacctaaaaatgccgtgaggggaagatatttgtctaaaatagagttcaaacaagcacacaattatgtcctatttaactgtgatgagctgagaccttttattaagtaagtagatgttcgacttaaactttgtcaagagtgtactatttatgttttgtgataccatacactcatatactttggaacaaccttgcaggcaacatcgacgatacttactgtccaataactcacagctgaccgaatcccagatctttcaattacaagatgaacaatttgccacatggtttagaacacatgtaagtcctagcacaaactcattatctcttgcaatgtaattaattgtagtcaatgttacataatatccgtttattgattattgttgtatttaatttacaagctaggtttatcaaatgggaggtagtgctgctatttcactgtctttactatgtctgggccctgaaagaaaagtcaagtgctataatggatattttgtcaatggatatgtctttcatactgaagaatacgggcatggaagaaagacatacaacagcggtgtttgtattaagggatcgacttctagtgagtttgaagttgactactacggtagattggaagaggtcatcgaactgcaatatcatagcgagcaaaatagagtgtttttattcaaatgttattggtatgacacaactgacagaggaatcagagtagatcctcactatggtctcgttgaaatcaattcaaaagctagacaccgcaacgtaaacgacgtctttgttttcgcaaagcaatgccaacaagtttattacacatacaccccttcctttagaaaggaccgatcaagagttgattggttatccgttttaaaaacaaaacccaagggtcgtgtcgaggttgttcaggatgagaacgaagacacaagtgtgatagatgaagtctttcaagctagtgagttggttgaaccataccgagttgctccgtcgattgacttagaagaaaattcgaattttcgcgttttcaacgatagtcttgttgatgttgacgcagaggagttgaatgttgttctgagctccactagtggaaaaaagaatgttgttgaagaagatgataacgaaattgaagagtgcgatgaagctgatgataacaattcaatggaggacgaagatgaaaattccgactaactaaacatgttataaagccttatttttataatgtaataatttgaaacatgaaatatttattcttctttaagggtcagccgttgttattgtgttgtgtgtgttttttagttagcaattcaagattttttgagagggttacatataaaaattaagaaaaattacgGGTTTCCCGACGTAgataccgacggactataacccgtcggtatttcacagagagttgcaaaaaaattatgggattttgccacattcaccgacggatataccgacggaatataacccgtcggtatttcacagagagttgcaaaaaaattacgggattttgccacattcaccgacagCGTTTCCGACGccaataccgacggaatcaccgacggaattgccCGCatgcatgtctgacacgtgtcccgtctgcacatcaccgacggcattGCCGACTGATTACCGACGGATCTaaaagtttggcgggattttcgaacttttttggtgcgcatttcaattaattaccgacggaaattaatcgcaccgacagcaattaagggccgtcggtaattccgtcggaatttCACTATATATACCGGCCCCCACCCCCCCCGCTCCGTCTCCTCCCTCCCCTCCTCTCCCCCCGTCGTCTCCCCCTCCCTCTTCTCCCCCTTcgtctcctccctcttctcccccgtcgtctcccccgtcgtctcccccgtcttctcctccctcttctcccccgtcgtctccccctcttctcctccctcttctccctttctcttctcctcttctcaagTGTGATCTTCTTCTCAAGTTTAGTttcaaaaggtatgtatttttttttctttatctttgtattttttttattttaattatgattattttttttggtgttctttgttttgtatattgtttgtagataaaatcttaaattcaacacattattaaggtaagcattttttattcccaaatttattttgaattgatataatgttttttaattttgtgtgttgtgtagtgttttttagttttttaattttatttattaattttagttttttagttttgatattattgtttgtattgttataattgttattgttgaatttatgttaaaaatgttagtttataaatataattgttattgttgatttattttaaaaatgttaatttatatatatagaattgcatttaattattagtttatcttaatttaggatattattgtttgtattgctataattgttattgttgaatttatgttaaaaatgttagtttataaatataattgttattgttgatttattttaaaaatgttagtttataaatataattgttattgttgatttattttaaaaatgataatttatatatatagaattgcatttaattattagtttatcttaatttaggataaaataattaaatgaatgttcatagttgtaattctatatgatgttattgaataaaatgttgtgttgatgatgatgagttgggttgagatccaggatgattggatcgggatgtgaaataaaattggaagtgtaatttgattttgtcgacaacttgggaccccccagtacaggggagactctgtcaaattttttttttaaataattgaagttaattattcgtatacatgtgtgtagatgcgtagaatgaaatctacagcacgtcgtcagaagacggttgcagctagttcttctagcagcgaggaggacgtatccttaggtgctgatcacgacgaggaatctacgccaacttgtgatgctgcctcttctagcgcggtttcacagcgcagaagcggtgtgccttcacagcggggtcaattcacccgcaagtaccaggcacaatggaaggatgacctctcaatgtaagttcgtttaggttttagatttttttttatatacttataacataatttatgaacaactaattaatattaattactacttttatttaatttcaggtttacaaacattgaggctgcaaggactataacattggcgtttaaatcgtcgatggagattccattgtttcaatggagccaggtttccaaacatcctgagtggaaacctaatatcgatgcatggtttaagcgatttcaggtcggtgttaatttttaatttccagcttatttttaataaatgatttttataattttatatcttgtactatttttattttatatgaattatttatatacacagaacaaatttgagtgggatagggcggacaacaatgttgtgaggagggtatgggagaatcacgcggcaactaggtaacatcaaaaataatatttatttttgttttataatttaatgttttaaattctaatttgttactatggaagtaggttgcgtgatttttggtatgacaccaaaaaaaaatcaaaaaaacatgcgagggataacggtcttgaaggatggaatgaggtggcggtttggcaggaattcaaaccgccattcatctcgggggaaatatggacggcatatattgagcacgtgacctcagagcggttctcacggcgctcacagtctggcgccgacaaccggaaccggcaaatttatggttcggtgaccacgcacactggcggatccgtcccattcagcgcacatgcaaagcggatggtaagattaattttattgaaatatatcgataattaatttgtcgttccttataatatatttaactttcaacctatttttgccttacaggctgcgtctcttggacgtgaaccgagtccaatggagctgtttctagagacgcatgtgcggagtcaagaccgccaaaaaggggtgcagcagttcgtggacaaccgtgctcagcacttcgtggtatgttcgttcattcattttattttgtaagttattattttcttgaattgcatcttgaattgcatttgatgatttttttaccgatggaattttcaggagacctataatagccggttgagggagagatatggggacaatccgtcgacccatccagatttcgatccagatttgtggatggaggcgggatcgtctggtggacccgataaaaacagggtctacgggctctccaacactacgactgacaacttgcgttcgactcgtagtgtctcaactgttggaagctctccatcagtatcgaacacccagtctgaggagttcattgcgttgaaacaacaatatcaacaactctcgacgaattatgatgagctccgtcaaatagtcatggagataagatcaaagatgggtgacgatacttgtgcagcttctttttggccgtttggtcccgggaacaaccagcctcctccttctccgcctcctcctccagctccgccgctattctagtttaattttgttttttaaacacattaaatttgtaatgaatattattacttttagatttttaatgtttaatgcatttttatttgtttattaatgttttttacaattaataaattattttttttatatatttcaaatacataccgacggatataccgacggatactatccgtcggtatttaacagagagttgccgaacaattaccatccatgccatctttaccgacggcatcaccgacggataatatccgtcggtgattaacttccgacggtattaccgacggataatatccgtcggtattacacagagagttgcaacaaaattacaagtcATGCCATACATACCGACGGCGaacccgtcggtgatgccgtcggtaattacccttaaaattaccgacggattggccgtcggtaattttcCCGCGAGGAATTTTTTGTtggcgcgcgtatccgtctgtattaccgtcggtgtttccgtcggcggatggttttttttatttgcgatagaattagcgacggaaatgaGATTTACTGACGACTGGTTCACCGACGGATagattccgtcggtgaagccgtcggtatttctttcaccgacggatttcatgtttatcaccgacggaattaatccgtcggtaaaactagATAATGTTGTAGTGTTACATCTCCTGAAGCTTGAACTGCTTCGGGAAATAGTGTCATTGTCGAGTgaaaagaaggaaggaaagagctaATAACGTAGTCTTCATTGTTATAGCTATGGCGGTTATCCCTTTCAAATGGTGTGGAAATGAGTAGACAGGAGGCTGCTTTTATAGTCtcttgaaaacaagaaaactaacTGTGTTGAATAAAATAACACGTGTAACTGAATTCcatcaattaataaattattacaaTTTATATCTTCTAGTAgtagaattgaatttaattatatgtgtgatttgaatttaattatatatgatttattataatttttatatttagaataaaatattaaatgaatttaattatattgtttgaacatgtaaaaataaattgaatcagTAATATAGactattttttacctttaatttaaaaatcctttctttttgttacaaaaagaaaaaatctttttgtaacAAGCacccttatatttattttgctcttaattatttattaaatgttgatgc
Coding sequences within:
- the LOC127904807 gene encoding uncharacterized protein LOC127904807 produces the protein MGGSAAISLSLLCLGPERKVKCYNGYFVNGYVFHTEEYGHGRKTYNSGVCIKGSTSSEFEVDYYGRLEEVIELQYHSEQNRVFLFKCYWYDTTDRGIRVDPHYGLVEINSKARHRNVNDVFVFAKQCQQVYYTYTPSFRKDRSRVDWLSVLKTKPKGRVEVVQDENEDTSVIDEVFQASELVEPYRVAPSIDLEENSNFRVFNDSLVDVDAEELNVVLSSTSGKKNVVEEDDNEIEECDEADDNNSMEDEDENSD